In Vespa velutina chromosome 14, iVesVel2.1, whole genome shotgun sequence, the genomic stretch tgacaaaaggaaaatgttatttgtcatacatttatacattatcaaattattgtGATAAAATTATCCTTATCATTTTACTTTCAAAATCATTGTATTATTGCGAATAACAaaccaaaaataataatatattcttaaagaGCTACTTAAGCAAATTGTACACATTTAAAGATACTGATGATTCATTAATGttgtaatttataacaaatacgGTACTTACAAACTGCAATTTTACAATCTGCCTTACatacttaatatttatctaGTTCTATAAATGCAttcaaatttttacaataagaTAATTGTTTATAAGTTGCAAAAAACAGATATAtgtgttttatattatattaaatagatattccatatgtatttaatgattttaaaagtgcatgacatttaatatataaaagtagattgaaaagaattatttacaaaGTAAGAGATTATATTACTTTGTATGTTATAGTACttctaataacttttttattatattattgttattcctTTAAACATGTATTGCACATATAGaagatatacaatttttcttttttttttttttttttttgcttaatATAGAACTTGTTATAttagatttgaatttttttttatctcaaatataaatattatatataatacatcaaTTTTGACAAGTAAAGTTGATAAGGGAATAAGATTGGAgatctatttcttatttagaTAAAAGGCAAATTAAATGAACCATATCAATCTACtgtttttataaagaatataatcattaattgcATATAAGACCTACTGATATTTGTTAGATCACATGATTTATTGTACAACTATTTCAAATGTTGTGATTTTATTATGTACCTTTTAATGTTGCCATATAAACAGCTTATTTTGGTTCctctaatttattatacaaatatataaataagttgatatcattttaatattacacaaatatttgataattgtaaatttatttttttaataaatgaaaaatcaaaattattaataaaatttatttcttattattgattattattaatatatatcaaagtttatttatatatttttgaaagataaacaataacaatgttattatatttaggaTAAAAAagttacgattattatatatatatatataaataatatttattctttaatactacgaagaatattttgtattctatttaatataattgtattagtAGATATACAATGTTCTGCATCATACGGTGGTTTTATAGAAACACTGtcttcaatatataaaatatcattagtATCTGTAACTGGAAatctattttctaataaatattgtttcacaatattttttctttttattatgtctgaTAAAGAAAGTTGATTGATTGACACTTGGAATAACTCTGGTAAAGATGTTTCTGTTTGTGTagttaattcaatattttttattgcatgTCCAAATactatttgtaaattttgatgatcatcttctttaatttgtaaaagtactatgctataaaaaaattttacaatgaaaaaattttattggctaatatttattatgattcaAAATGTATTGTATGAataactactactactacataaaattgtaaagaaaataaatatgaagacaattaaataataaatatatataaattgttttaccTTTCTGAAACTGGATCTACTGTATACACAATACCAGTATGTATACTTCCATTGTCTGTAGTAACTTTGGCTTCTTTTCCTATATAACTCTTGAAGAGTaaaggattatttttatatatattatgagaaaatttgtttgaaTCTTCTTCTGTGGAACACATATCAACCATGactgtattatatattcgttaaCCTCTACACtgtgtaatttataatttctcctaaaattatatttttatttattttttattaaaacgtgAATTAATTGCATCTAATCATATTAagagattataatttttaacgataaacttATCCAATAACTTTACTTCTAACATGACAAATCTAATCAGGATatgagatattataatatttatgatattataaaaaaaatatcgtaaagaGCGACAGCTGTACTCGATGATGCTGCCATCTGCACCGACATTTACATACCCGCGAAAATCAAATGACAAAGACCaagtataaattaatattttaagtattgaacattgtaattatattattaagcataaaaattatgaattatataatgaaatcgtCCTTTGCAGAATGTTATTCAATTTTagtaattacttttaattctGTTTACTCTAAATATTATCGGTATTCTActatatttcaatttgttgCATATAGTAttgatcatttaataaaagtgGGTTTGACCTAATAAGTAATCTgtatggtttttttttatttctatcactaataatttattttaaaacggGAAATAACACGAAGTTAAGAGTAAACAGGGTAACACATaacatattaaatacataGCAGCTGTTAAACAAAATTAGGATGTTACACctcaaatattttcatgtaaGTAACATTTAAAGTTAAAGTCAAATCTCATGGAAGAGAATTTTGTTTGATATTCATATCTGAGCAAAAatactcgttttttttcccttaattttaaacatttgtattatactgatacattaataatcatttctaaAATCATTGTATAAAAAGTACTTGTACATGACAGAGAATAACAGATCACATTAGGAACAATAATGTCattgtgaaaagaaatatactatttataattatttaaattgcttgcattattattatcatttcagaaatattttaattaattaaaatttattggaaaaatatttccaacattttttaaaaactgTTTGTACATATATTGTCATTCtgaattgattttctttatgtaAAAATCTATTTTGATCAGACATTGAATACTTTTCACAGtggtatttgaaaaataattctatggCTACAGAAAACGCTTGGCGAATAGGACAAAAGGAATACCAAACGTTTTAAGTAACAATGTTGGACATTTAAATAACAGcgcgatatatattattttctaataatgtgacattcttatatatatatatatactaataatagtatattgcagaaaaatatgaaattctaATCACTTTAACATTGATCTTGTTATGGAAAGGAATAAATCGAAATTTGTGAATTATCTGAATGACTTAATTATATGACAATGAAATTAACAGAACGTCTAATACACAATATAGGCCAAAGGATAATCGCACCTTACACGTCTTGGCTGCACTCCATCTCTGCTAATCACAACTATGCACACTTGCAACTGGAATTATCAAGCAGATAAAGCGCTGCCAATCGGCTGCTTCACTCTTTGGTCTgatgagaaaaatgaattgtCGATGCATTGAAAACATCGTAAGTTGACAGTATGTCCGACTctgcataaatatatttttcatatttttcaatcacGATATACAGACCATGCACGTACGCTTACTTAAAAAGGTTTCTTCACTGGAGTTCGGACATGGATATTCTGCCGGTAAGGCCACTACATACACCGCACGCGAAACTATACCTAAGAAGATAGGCACATACACAATATATTacctaattataatttttaagtgCATGTCTGGGATATGTCTTGAATTAATTTGTAACATATTTGATTCTGGGACTATTGAACATCACGtaattttagttttattcTTCCTGAATGCCGGAAAATGAAGTTTTCTGCGTCGACGTTTTAATTCTTCATTGTCAGCAGTCGAATTGGAATCTGTCGATAATGTTTCATCATCCATCGACATCACAGTGGGTAGTTCTTTAAATGGCCTTTTCGCTATGACACCACGATAGCCCGATTTCTCAGACGTATCTAATGAGTTTTCCGAATATGAAGTCTTTGATAGGAATGATGAATTTGTTTTATCGTCAACTATGGCCATGTTGGTTTCTTGGCTATATGATCGAATCATACCGGTCTTCTCTTTAATCGATGGTACCATAGTACTTTCTTCGTTGCCGTCGCCCAACGTAAAATGAACGACTTCGGGTGGAGTGTCCTTACCTGTTTCACCACTCGACGAGTCAGGTGGTATAGATGATTCCTTCCAATTCATATTCTCCAATATACCTGTGAATAATAATGCCGTATGGCATAACTTCTTACAATCAATTCacaaaataacaatatcaaaaCAAAGGGATAACTGTAAAATAACACAGGTTCTTTAGTTGTAAATATAACACAGGTTCTTTAGTTATCAATTTTAGTATTCTATTCTAATaaagagatattatatatctacaatCCACTTAATTTATCCATACAGTAAttgcattttataaaaatgacgtatatgtgtatatatatatatatatttttttttgtacatttataaattaaatgtatattgtACAAGAACAAAATAGAATTATGAGTAATAGTAAAAGAACAAACATTTGAATAACTTGAACTTTCAATACTACAGGTATTTATATagttcaaaataattaaaatatgatttctACGAAACGCACTAAAGGTACGTAGTACTTGCATGTTGAATCAAAATTAATCAGTCTAAGTTTTCATGCATCTCCATGTCTATCTTACCTGCAGCACCAGGAGACGATGATGTATATATTGAACTTGTCTCGTCATCTAAATCATCTTGACTACTGAGTCGAcctagaaataataaataataaataaaatataagaataaaaattttttaatgaaatataatatatatgtaatatgttacACATTTAATACCTCTTAATCCAAAACCTCTACCATTAGATGCTCCTCTGTATAATACAGTTTCTAAATAGTTCAAaccattgttattaattatgttgaAACCACATAAAAGTTCAATTTGTTTCCAACGATGCACACGTTCTTGCAATTCAACTGTAACTTCGTTTAATGCTGTTCTTGCTTCGACTATACTTTTATCGACCTCGTCGATAGACTTTCCATGAGTAGAAACAAATGCTCCAACTAAACtcgatcgtttttttcgtaatttttcgCACTAATAGATAATGCATATTATTGACAAATAGTTGATATAAAGATGACATTTAATAATTCACTTACCGCTTCTCGTGCTTGTTGCAATTGTTTTTCGGctgaaatctttttctttgtatatgctttattttcaatttcatgaGTCAATTGCAACCAATGTTGAAGGCCAGCAGGTGGCGACCAACATCTATCTTCTAGTTCACCTTCTGCTCTTTGTAATTCTACTTTCAACATCTGCAAATTTATATTGCAATATAAaacttgaaattaaatattaaatttttataaatatacattgttATTGTATTAACTTCAATTTCTGCTTTTAACTGTGAGACTTCAACATCAGAATATGAAGTATGTAATCCCAAACTGCCATCTTGTAAACGtttttctaaattctttttttcagtgGTCGCAGACTCCTGTTCCATTCTTGctctttctaattctttctACAAGCGATATAAtactattagaaataattatttgggcataaatatattatattgaatatataattattattattattattattattattattattattattattattattattattattattattattattataaaggtGTACTTGTAAATCTTCCAATGCAAGTTCCGCTTTATGTAAACTTTCCATATCTTTCATCATTCTATGCAAGTGCTTCtgtgaactttttttttgttgatataCGTACCAGCACCCAATAAGTGCTCCAAATAATAACGTGatcaatattaaatctttaatgCCATGTCCAGTATCTGTTGATATCATTgtcaagaagaaataaaatatatttcatgtttatatatatatacatctatatctATCCAGCAATGTAATAGGAATATTACCTTTTGGAGGACCAAAAAGTACAACATCCATTGCTTTCAAAGCAATTTTTTGCTTGTGTATAGGATCTTTAACTCCCAAAATATTACTAAGGTAGTGCATATTGTTGACAGCCAATCTAATGAcatcaaaaaaggaaatatatatataatgtctaaaatattaataatacacatGCA encodes the following:
- the LOC124954106 gene encoding stromal interaction molecule homolog isoform X2 — its product is MATQDRLGLEAIKLLHSQLDDDANGNIDLSESDDFLREELQYEAGYERRQRAFHHNDDMHISVRELWEAWLRSEVHNWTIEQTSEWLTTNVELPQYVPTFIQHRVTGATLPRLAVNNMHYLSNILGVKDPIHKQKIALKAMDVVLFGPPKDTGHGIKDLILITLLFGALIGCWYVYQQKKSSQKHLHRMMKDMESLHKAELALEDLQKELERARMEQESATTEKKNLEKRLQDGSLGLHTSYSDVEVSQLKAEIEMLKVELQRAEGELEDRCWSPPAGLQHWLQLTHEIENKAYTKKKISAEKQLQQAREACEKLRKKRSSLVGAFVSTHGKSIDEVDKSIVEARTALNEVTVELQERVHRWKQIELLCGFNIINNNGLNYLETVLYRGASNGRGFGLRGRLSSQDDLDDETSSIYTSSSPGAAGILENMNWKESSIPPDSSSGETGKDTPPEVVHFTLGDGNEESTMVPSIKEKTGMIRSYSQETNMAIVDDKTNSSFLSKTSYSENSLDTSEKSGYRGVIAKRPFKELPTVMSMDDETLSTDSNSTADNEELKRRRRKLHFPAFRKNKTKIT
- the LOC124954110 gene encoding gem-associated protein 6-like, which gives rise to MVDMCSTEEDSNKFSHNIYKNNPLLFKSYIGKEAKVTTDNGSIHTGIVYTVDPVSESIVLLQIKEDDHQNLQIVFGHAIKNIELTTQTETSLPELFQVSINQLSLSDIIKRKNIVKQYLLENRFPVTDTNDILYIEDSVSIKPPYDAEHCISTNTIILNRIQNILRSIKE
- the LOC124954106 gene encoding stromal interaction molecule homolog isoform X1; amino-acid sequence: MRGVVDADVIVLISVQLLYWCCDIISASGGALDPNTHIQTGASSSSHSKTPTFTASLADGLAQVVLHEPTTETCNDDITCLRMATQDRLGLEAIKLLHSQLDDDANGNIDLSESDDFLREELQYEAGYERRQRAFHHNDDMHISVRELWEAWLRSEVHNWTIEQTSEWLTTNVELPQYVPTFIQHRVTGATLPRLAVNNMHYLSNILGVKDPIHKQKIALKAMDVVLFGPPKDTGHGIKDLILITLLFGALIGCWYVYQQKKSSQKHLHRMMKDMESLHKAELALEDLQKELERARMEQESATTEKKNLEKRLQDGSLGLHTSYSDVEVSQLKAEIEMLKVELQRAEGELEDRCWSPPAGLQHWLQLTHEIENKAYTKKKISAEKQLQQAREACEKLRKKRSSLVGAFVSTHGKSIDEVDKSIVEARTALNEVTVELQERVHRWKQIELLCGFNIINNNGLNYLETVLYRGASNGRGFGLRGRLSSQDDLDDETSSIYTSSSPGAAGILENMNWKESSIPPDSSSGETGKDTPPEVVHFTLGDGNEESTMVPSIKEKTGMIRSYSQETNMAIVDDKTNSSFLSKTSYSENSLDTSEKSGYRGVIAKRPFKELPTVMSMDDETLSTDSNSTADNEELKRRRRKLHFPAFRKNKTKIT